A stretch of Thermoanaerobaculum aquaticum DNA encodes these proteins:
- a CDS encoding protoporphyrinogen/coproporphyrinogen oxidase → MKVVIVGAGLSGLSAAWHLAQAGVEAQVFEKEAEAGGACRTVVRDGFAFDFTGHLLHLRLPESRTLLQQLGLGHAFRRHKRRAGILLAGRVTPYPIQIHTARLPREIRRDCLLGFIQAWAQKREDDGSFGSWVLSRFGEGFARHFFFPYNRKLFCTDPFALTCEWVGRYVPRPELADVVDGALGLFPKSRAVGYNAWFLYPRVGGIGLLPQTLAQRVPRLFLNSPVVAVRLKQRQVLLANGQAVPFDALIATCPLPQLLAMAEPVPDELREKAKELAAVGVWNLNLAVRGQAKRREHWIYCPEEHLPFYRVGFPCNHGVLAPEGFHTVSVEVSVPSGQEPPPGWQEACLDALVREGLLSSRSDVAFSHVARVDPAYVIFNPRRTQAVAAVRDFFRKANVFLCGRWAEWKYSTMEDALWDGAAVARKVVQR, encoded by the coding sequence ATGAAGGTGGTGATCGTTGGTGCCGGCCTATCGGGGCTTTCGGCCGCTTGGCATTTGGCCCAAGCCGGGGTGGAGGCGCAGGTTTTTGAAAAGGAAGCGGAAGCCGGTGGGGCCTGTCGAACGGTGGTGCGGGACGGCTTTGCCTTTGACTTTACCGGCCACCTGCTGCACCTGCGCCTGCCCGAAAGCCGCACTCTTCTGCAGCAACTGGGGTTAGGCCACGCCTTTCGCCGCCACAAGCGGCGGGCGGGTATTTTGCTTGCTGGCCGGGTGACCCCTTACCCTATCCAGATCCACACCGCCCGCCTGCCCCGGGAGATCCGCCGGGACTGCCTTTTGGGGTTTATCCAGGCCTGGGCGCAAAAGCGAGAGGACGACGGCAGCTTTGGCTCCTGGGTGCTATCCCGCTTTGGGGAGGGCTTTGCCCGGCACTTTTTCTTCCCCTACAACCGCAAGCTCTTCTGTACGGACCCTTTTGCCCTGACCTGCGAGTGGGTGGGGCGCTACGTGCCCAGGCCGGAGCTTGCCGACGTGGTGGACGGGGCTCTGGGGCTTTTCCCCAAATCCCGGGCGGTGGGTTACAACGCCTGGTTTCTCTACCCCCGGGTGGGCGGCATTGGCCTCTTGCCCCAAACCTTAGCCCAGAGGGTTCCCAGGCTCTTCCTGAACTCGCCGGTGGTGGCCGTGCGCTTGAAGCAACGTCAGGTGCTTTTGGCCAACGGGCAGGCGGTGCCCTTTGACGCCCTTATTGCCACCTGCCCCCTGCCGCAGCTTCTGGCCATGGCTGAGCCGGTGCCGGATGAGCTCCGGGAAAAGGCGAAAGAGCTGGCGGCGGTGGGGGTTTGGAACTTGAACCTGGCGGTGCGGGGTCAGGCCAAGCGGAGGGAGCACTGGATTTACTGCCCCGAGGAGCACCTGCCCTTTTACCGGGTAGGTTTTCCCTGTAACCACGGGGTTTTGGCGCCGGAGGGTTTCCACACGGTTTCGGTGGAGGTGAGCGTGCCCTCGGGACAAGAACCGCCCCCGGGGTGGCAGGAAGCTTGCCTGGACGCTTTGGTCCGGGAAGGCCTGTTGTCTTCCCGCAGTGACGTGGCGTTTTCCCATGTGGCCAGGGTGGACCCCGCCTACGTGATCTTCAACCCCCGGCGAACACAAGCGGTGGCGGCGGTCCGCGACTTTTTCCGCAAAGCCAACGTGTTCCTCTGCGGGCGGTGGGCGGAGTGGAAGTACTCCACCATGGAGGATGCCCTGTGGGACGGGGCGGCGGTGGCGCGCAAGGTGGTTCAGCGGTGA
- a CDS encoding glycosyltransferase, with amino-acid sequence MKAAAIVINHNGGEDLGLCLQSLLQQTVPVEVLLVDCASTDASRRWVEIPPPGVRVLALLENRGYTGGANAGLAALAADVHVVGFFNPDCFPRPDFFAVCLEVFQKSSQVGGVAPRLLRPGESTLDSCGQVLSPWVLMVRDRGYGEPAIGRFLSPEKVLAACGAGMVYRREALERVRVAGEVFPPEFFAFWEDLDLGWRVSACGYHVVYEPRAVAVHRRGATAQEGRGRLLFRRSPALAAGYLLNRWATLVRNLHIADAWWRLPLLVAWDMAMAAALVVRKPAVVSSLRAFPHRLALAFHQRRLLPQKRLRELLP; translated from the coding sequence GTGAAAGCCGCGGCCATCGTTATCAACCACAACGGCGGGGAAGACCTGGGTTTGTGCCTGCAAAGCTTGCTGCAGCAAACGGTGCCGGTGGAGGTGCTGCTGGTGGACTGTGCTTCCACCGATGCTTCCCGCCGGTGGGTGGAAATCCCGCCGCCTGGGGTGCGGGTTTTGGCCCTACTCGAAAACCGCGGGTACACCGGCGGGGCCAATGCGGGCTTGGCGGCGCTGGCCGCGGATGTCCACGTGGTGGGCTTCTTCAACCCCGACTGCTTTCCCCGCCCGGACTTCTTTGCGGTTTGCCTGGAGGTTTTCCAAAAAAGTTCGCAGGTGGGCGGGGTTGCCCCCCGTCTCCTGCGCCCGGGGGAAAGCACCCTGGACTCCTGCGGGCAGGTGCTTTCCCCATGGGTTTTGATGGTGCGGGACCGGGGGTACGGGGAGCCAGCTATCGGCCGCTTTCTCTCCCCGGAAAAGGTGCTGGCGGCTTGCGGGGCGGGCATGGTGTACCGGAGGGAGGCCCTGGAACGGGTCAGGGTGGCCGGGGAGGTGTTTCCCCCGGAGTTCTTTGCCTTTTGGGAGGACCTGGACCTGGGCTGGCGGGTGAGCGCTTGCGGGTATCACGTGGTGTACGAACCCCGGGCGGTGGCGGTGCACCGCCGGGGAGCCACTGCCCAAGAGGGCAGGGGGCGTCTTCTCTTTCGCCGCTCTCCGGCGCTGGCGGCCGGCTACCTTTTGAACCGCTGGGCCACCCTGGTGCGAAACCTCCACATTGCCGACGCTTGGTGGCGGCTGCCGCTGCTGGTAGCCTGGGATATGGCCATGGCGGCGGCTCTGGTGGTACGGAAACCGGCAGTGGTTTCTTCCCTGCGGGCCTTTCCCCACAGGTTGGCACTGGCTTTTCACCAGCGCCGTCTCCTGCCGCAAAAACGTCTCCGGGAGCTTTTGCCATGA
- a CDS encoding glycosyltransferase family 4 protein, with amino-acid sequence MRLKVGFDGKPLLPPKAGVSRYAEGLLRGLAALPPEELEVVVVYPEKPTRTAPWVLWSLQRATARGFSVFHFPFYYTPLFPACPVTVAIHDVLVLSHPQWFPGARPNTLRWLIPRTARNASAIVTGSHWVAQEIVRLCRVPGERVRVIPYGVDRSLFAPPAEASLAQGLAELSLNRPYLLMVGALEPRRGVDTLLSAWGILRSRFPELELVLAGALRAPVPALPPPPPTVRLLGYVEDRLLPVLYAGAQAVVAPSRGEGFDLPVLEALACGACVVASDIPVHREVFSGAVRFFPVGDAEGLAAALEEVLQDREERQKLRERGLLFAESFSWEKAAREHWALWREVA; translated from the coding sequence ATGCGGCTGAAGGTAGGCTTTGACGGCAAACCGCTCCTTCCCCCAAAAGCCGGGGTTTCCCGCTATGCCGAGGGCCTGCTTCGGGGCCTTGCGGCTTTGCCGCCGGAAGAGCTGGAGGTGGTGGTGGTCTACCCGGAAAAGCCCACGCGCACCGCCCCCTGGGTGCTTTGGAGCTTGCAACGGGCAACGGCACGCGGCTTTTCGGTCTTTCACTTTCCCTTTTACTACACCCCGCTTTTCCCCGCCTGTCCGGTGACGGTGGCCATTCACGACGTCCTGGTGCTTTCCCACCCGCAGTGGTTCCCTGGAGCTCGCCCCAATACCCTGCGGTGGCTGATTCCAAGGACCGCCCGGAACGCTTCCGCCATCGTCACGGGAAGCCACTGGGTGGCTCAGGAAATCGTGCGGTTGTGCCGGGTACCGGGGGAGCGCGTGCGGGTGATCCCCTACGGCGTAGACCGCAGCCTTTTTGCCCCGCCCGCTGAAGCTTCTTTGGCCCAGGGACTGGCGGAGCTGAGTCTGAACCGCCCCTACCTCTTGATGGTGGGAGCCCTGGAGCCGCGGCGGGGGGTGGACACGCTGCTTTCGGCTTGGGGGATCCTCCGTTCGCGCTTTCCCGAGCTGGAGCTGGTGCTGGCAGGGGCGCTGCGGGCTCCGGTACCTGCTTTGCCACCACCGCCGCCCACTGTGCGGCTTTTGGGTTACGTGGAGGACCGGCTGCTCCCGGTGCTTTACGCCGGCGCCCAAGCGGTGGTGGCCCCCTCCCGGGGTGAAGGGTTTGACCTGCCGGTTTTGGAGGCCCTGGCCTGCGGCGCTTGCGTGGTGGCTTCCGACATCCCCGTTCACCGCGAGGTGTTTTCCGGAGCGGTGCGGTTTTTCCCCGTGGGCGACGCCGAAGGCTTGGCCGCGGCCCTTGAGGAGGTCCTGCAGGACCGCGAGGAGCGCCAGAAGCTGCGGGAACGGGGGCTTTTATTTGCGGAAAGCTTTTCCTGGGAAAAGGCGGCGCGGGAGCACTGGGCTTTGTGGCGGGAGGTGGCGTGA